AGCCGATTTATTCATTCTCTATGGATTGGGCTTGTAGCAGGTTGTTTTGGCGGTCTTGTTGGGCTTGGTGGCGGTGTAGTCATGATTCCTCTTATGGTAGCTGTTCTCAAAATTACTCAACATAGAGCTCACGGAACAAGTCTATTTGCTCTTGTATTTACAGGAATTACAGGTGCAATTACATATGGAATGAAAGGCTCTGTTGATTTTATCGCATCTTTGATTCTCGCTGTCACAGCAATTTTTACAGCAAGAATAGGCGCTAAATTTGCACATAGTCTGCCAGAGTGGAAACTTAAAAGAGCTTTTGGTGCTTTTTTAATTTTCGCTGCCTTAATTTTAATAGCAAAACCTTACCTTGCTGAGTTATATCATTTTGAATTTGGAGGCACTGCAAAAATTATTACCCTTCTTGTAATAGGCATATTTGCAGGTTTTCTTGCTGGAATGATGGGTATAGGTGGTGGAACTGTTATGGTTCCAGCGCTTGTTCTTATATTAAACTATGGACAACATATAGCACAGGGAACATCTCTATTATGTATGGTTCCTGCAGGTGCTGTAGGTGCATATACACATCTGAAACTTGGAAATGTCATAAAAGAATTGCTTCCAGGATTGATTGTTGGAATAATTTTAGGAACATATATTGGCTCTAATATTGCACATGCTCTTGCAGATGCTTATCTAAGGGTTATATTTGCTTTTATTATTATATGGACAGGAATAAGATTCTTAAAAACACCAAATCCTGCTAAATGATAAAAAAAACAGTTTTTTTAATATTTTTAATCTTATCGGTCAATGTTAATGCACAAGATAATCTCCATAAAATAGTTATAAAATATGGGAAACATCAAGATTTTCATAGATTTGTTTTTATATGTGAGAAACCTGAGATTGCCTATTCAATAAATGTAAATTTATTAAAAGATGGAAAAATAAAGCTGAGTTTTATAAGCCCATTTGAAATTGAATTTGATGGAAAAATCTTATCAGCACAGGACAGTATAAAAGATTTAAAAATTTTAAAAGAAGATAAAAATCTTATTATCGGAACTTCAAACATTGATAGAATAAAAGTTTCAAGATATGAATCTCCTTCAAGGCTTGTTATAGATGCCTATTTAGAAGAAACAGCCCTTGAAGAAAAAACTAAAACTGTTTCAGTATTAATTGATCCAGGACACGGAGGAGAAGATTACGGTTTACAAGGGAAAGACAATAATGAAAAAAATATGGACTTGTATATCTCAAAAGAAATAGCATCAAGACTTGCACAAAAGGGTATAAAAACATCTCTAACAAGAGGGATTGATGAATATCTATCATTGAAAAAAAGATTAAAACTGGAAAACAAA
The Thermodesulfovibrio yellowstonii DSM 11347 DNA segment above includes these coding regions:
- a CDS encoding sulfite exporter TauE/SafE family protein, giving the protein MKSRFIHSLWIGLVAGCFGGLVGLGGGVVMIPLMVAVLKITQHRAHGTSLFALVFTGITGAITYGMKGSVDFIASLILAVTAIFTARIGAKFAHSLPEWKLKRAFGAFLIFAALILIAKPYLAELYHFEFGGTAKIITLLVIGIFAGFLAGMMGIGGGTVMVPALVLILNYGQHIAQGTSLLCMVPAGAVGAYTHLKLGNVIKELLPGLIVGIILGTYIGSNIAHALADAYLRVIFAFIIIWTGIRFLKTPNPAK
- a CDS encoding N-acetylmuramoyl-L-alanine amidase yields the protein MIKKTVFLIFLILSVNVNAQDNLHKIVIKYGKHQDFHRFVFICEKPEIAYSINVNLLKDGKIKLSFISPFEIEFDGKILSAQDSIKDLKILKEDKNLIIGTSNIDRIKVSRYESPSRLVIDAYLEETALEEKTKTVSVLIDPGHGGEDYGLQGKDNNEKNMDLYISKEIASRLAQKGIKTSLTRGIDEYLSLKKRLKLENKLKPSLFLSIHLSTGDYFVIYTSPIKKNISKDDPSKVFFTEDNLVKSFTNKLKEKFSEPLYTEKLPATLLKEAYTPALMIEIPKRVLFSDKNYTNKLIDVMVQVILENFKSKIKPEKAKNE